The genomic segment GCGAATGTCGCGGAAATTTCTTCTTGATCACGATTCAGAAGATTGACGCACAGAACCAGATTCGTTTTGAACGCGATGTTGCTGCGACTGTCCCTATGAACACAGACGAGAACCGTTGCCGGCTCGTCGGTCACCGCGCAGATGGCCGTGCAGGTAAATCCGAACCGACCCGCGGGCCCATCCGTTGTTACAACGGAAACGGCCGCACTGAAACGAGACATCGCGTTGCGGAAGGTACTCCGATCGACGTGCATGACATCACCCGTTCAGCCTATCGAGAATGTTGATATCTTGGTTGCTGTGATAGCCAGACGTCACCCAACCATCCGCGTCATAGTCGGCCATGCAGGCGCTTGCCAGCGCTTCCATTTCGGCCAGCGCGCCGGAGCCTTTGGCCTGCATCAGCGCCTGCATGCGGATCGACTCGTGATTGCCCGCATAGTTGCGCTCATAGAGTTCATGACGCGATCCAAATTCAGAACCGACCGCATCCCAGAGCGCCTTCATAATCTTGATGCGCTCCTTGTAATCGATCCCATTCGAGCCACGCGCATAGCGTGATAGGTAAGCATCGACTTCCGGATTCTTGAAATCGCGAGAACTGGAGGGGAGGTAAATGAGCCCCGACGCAACGATCTGCTGAATGATCGACCGTATGGCCGGGTAAGCTTCCGTTGCGAAAATCCGATAAGCCGAAGCGGCCTTTATACTGGGCAGATAAGCGTCTCCGATCCACTTATCTGGAGCCGATGCCATGGCATCCGTAAGTGACCAGAAGAGATTGCGCCAACCGATGATCTCGCCAAGCTGCACCTGAACGCCACGAAATTCATCCGTTCCACAAGCGCGCAGCGCTTTTTGCAGGAGACCGATGATGAAATCGAGTTTCACCGAAAGCCTGGTACAGCTCTGGAAGGTAAAGCCATTCAGGAAGCCGGACTGCGGATAGAATTTGCGCAACATGTTGATGTCGCGATGAACGAAGACATTCTCCCAAGGGATGAATGCATGATCGAAGATGAAGATCGCGTCATTCTCATCGAAGCGACTGGTGAGAGGATAATCGAAGGGCGAGCCCGTCGCCGCAGCCGTCAGTTCATAGGAAGGGCGGCAGATCAGCTTGATGCCGGGCGTGTCCATCTGGGCGATGAACATGACCGCGAGACTATCGTCGGTAATCTCCGCCGCCATGTTTTGGGCGAGAAAGTTATAGTGCGTCAGCGCCGACGAAGTAGCGACCACCTTGGCACCGGAAACGTAGATCCCAGCATCGGTTTCCTTTTCGATGCGAACGTAGACATCTTTCACATCGTCGGCTGCCTTGTTGCGATCAATCGGTGGATTAACCAGCGTATGATTGATGAACGGCATCGCCTCTTGCGCGCGGCCATACCAGCTCCGCGCATTGCCTGCGAATTTTCCATAGAAGTCGGCATTCGCGCCGAGCGTGTTGGTGAAGCTCGCTTTATAGTCAGGGCTGCGGCCCATCCAGCCGTAAGTCAGGCGCGACCAAGCCGCGATCGCATCGCGTTGCGCCACTAGATCGTCGCGCGAACGCGCGTAGCGAAAGAAGCGATGCGTATATCCGCCGGAGCCGGTGTCCGTTTCGGTGGTCAGCACGCCCTTCGATCGCTCGTCGTGCAGAGCGTCATATAACTTGGCGATGGAAACGGCGGCATTACGGAAAGCTGGATGTTTTGTTACGTCCTTGACCCGCTCCCCATAGATCCAGACCTCACGGCCATCACGCAGGGATTCGAGGAATTCAGCGCCTGTAAATGGCCTGTTTTTTCCCGCAAGGATATCTTCCGGCTTGGTGCCCATAACGCTCCCTCTCGCAATGTCTCACCCGATCCGTCGCTGGCAATGCCATGGACATCGGGTTTGACCATTTGGATTGTCACAGGAGTCCGGCGGTAATCCCATCCCTTCTGATGACCCTTCTGCGAGAATGGATAGCCATCTAGGCGAAATATTCTGATCGGGTCCGTATCAGCTGCCGTTTTGCCGGGTGCCCCGTAGCCGGCCTCAGTAGCTTGACGCTGCTTTGGCCGCCGATATCGCGCAGATCAGGCAGCAGCGGTCTCTTGCCGCGCACGGTCACTTTTCCCCGTGCTCAGGCCAGGCGGTGAGGCAGGAGCATTGGGCGAACATTATCCCGCAGCCGTCGCCTTGATCATATCCGCCGCCTTCTCACCGATCATGATTGTCGGCAGATTGGTGTTGCCGCTCGGCAGTTCCGGCATGATCGAGGCGTCCGCCACCCGCAGGCCTTCGATGCCGCGCACGCGCAATTGCGCGTCGACGACGGCCCGATCGTCGATCCCCATCTTGCAGGTGCCGACCGGATGAGAGCGATGACCGGCATTGGCCCGGATGAAGGCAGCGATCTCGGCGTCGCTTTGCTTGGCATCGCCTGGCGCCAGTTCGCCTTCGATCATGTCGGCCAAAGGTTTCTGCGCATAGAGATGACGGCAAGCGCGGACGCCGCGCACCATCGTGTCGAGATCGGCTTTCTCGGAAAACATATTGAACATGATGCGCGGATGATCGGCGGGGTTGGCCGAGCGCAATTTGACCCAGCCGCGCGAAAGCGGATGCAGCGCGCCGACGCGGATGGAGAAACAATAGTTCGGCGGCGCGGTCGCGCCGGGGAACCACAGGTCGGCGGAATTGCTCAAGGTCATCGCGATACATTGTACGTCGGGACGATCGAGCCCATCGCGCGTGCGCAGGAATAGATTGGCCGCCGCGCCATTGGTGGCGAAGGGGCCGCCATGGTCGACATACCAGCGCGCCACCTGCGCCGCCGCGCGATCCAGACGCAGGAAGCGGGTGAAGCCGACCTTGCCGCGCGCCTTGTAGATATTGAGAATGTTGGGATGCTCGCCGAGGTTCTGGCCGACGCCCGGCAGATCATGCACCGGCTTGATGCCGACGGATTGCAGATGCGCGGCGGGACCGATGCCCGAGAGCATGAGAATCTGCGGCGAATTATACGAGCCACCGGAGACGATGACCTCGCGCTCAGCGCGCGCCTGGATCAACCCGCCGCCTTGCACATATTCGACACCGACGGCGCGTCCTTTCTCAATCAAGACGCGCGTGGTCAAAGCCCCGGTCTCGATGGTCAGATTGCGGCGAGACAAGGCCGGATGGAGATAGGCCCGCGCGCTTGATGAACGCGCACCGCCGCCCGTGGTCTGCTCCATGCGGGCCAGCCCTTCCTGGGCCGTGGCGTTGGGATCATCATTAAAGCCATAGCCAGCGGCAATCGCCGCCGCCTTATGGGCTTCAAACAACATTTCAGGATAGATCGTCGGGCTTACCTGGATCGGCCCCTGAGCACCGTGAAAATCACTGTCGCCGCGCCAGGAATTTTCCAGCTTGCGGAAATAGGGCAGAACGTCGTCGTAGCTCCAGCCTTCCAAGCCCTGCTGCCGCCACAGATCATAGTCAGTGCGGTTGCCGCGAATGGCGATCATGGCGTTGATCGACGATGACCCGCCCAGCGTGCGCCCGCGCTTGATTTCGAGCTTTCGATTGTCGAGACCCGGCTCCGGTTCGGTTTCGAAACGCCAAGTGCCGAAGCGGCTCTTCGCCACCTTGATGAAGGCGAGCGGCATCACTTGGAACGGATGCCTGTCGCGGCCGCCAGCCTCGAGAAGCAAGACGGAAACAGAAGGATCTTCGCTCAAACGGCTGGCGATGACGGCGCCGGCCGAACCCGAGCCGATGACAATGTAATCAAACGAACGCTGCATGAATGTCCTGAACGGCGATGCGGCAGAGAAGGACAGGCTGCGGCCATTGCGGTTCGATCTCCGCGATTGTCACAGCATCCTCCCCGTCGCGGATATCCTTGAGCAACAAAGCCCGCGCCAGATCCCCTGTGTTGATACACGGATCGGCGCCAGACCTGTTGAGGAAGTCCTTGGTTTCTTTAAGTCGTGAGAATGTCTTTGAACCAACCGCTCGACTTGTCAACGATGGGCAGGCCCCCTCTGTCTTCATGGGCAAGTAGAAATTGCCACGAAGCGGCTGGCGGGGGATGATGCCGCCATGGCTCCATGAGGTTTGGACAATGCGGTGCAAGATACTCGGCGTGCCGGTGCAGGCGGGAGCGGGTCGTATGGGGTGCGACATGGGGCCGAGCGCGCTGCGCACGGCGGGGTTGATCCCGACCTTGATCGACCTCGGCCATGAGGTGGAGGATCTCGGCACCGTGCAGCCAGGGCCTGTCCGCCCCATCGTTCACGGCAATTCGACAATCAAAGCACTGCCGGAGATCGTGGCCTGGACAGAGGCCATCGCGGAAGCGACCTATCGGGCGAGCGCCGAAGCCATGCCGATCGTTCTGGGCGGCGATCATTCGCTCTCGGCCGGTACGCTGCCGGCAGCGGCGCGGCGCGCCGCCGAACAGAAGCGGCCCCTGTTCGTGTTATGGCTCGACGCGCATCCGGATTTTCATACGCTCGACAGCACGCAGAGCGGCAATCTGCACGGCGTGCCGCTCGCCTATGCCAGCGGCCAGCCGGGGTTCGCCGGCTATTATCCTGACCTACCGGCGGTGATCGACCCCAAGAACATCTGCACGCTCGGCCTGCGCAGCGTCGATCCGGCCGAGCGCAAGGCGATCGCTGTGGCGGGCATCACCGTCTATGATATGCGCGCCATCGACGAACACGGCATCGGGTCGCTGCTGCGCACCTTTCTGGCGCGTGTCACCGCTGCCCAAGGCCGGCTGCATGTCAGCCTCGACGTCGATTTCCTCGATCCGCCGATCGCGCCGGCGGTCGGCACGACCGTGCCCGGCGGCGCCACGTTCCGCGAGGCGCATCTGGTGATGGAAATGCTTTGTGACAGCGGGCTCGTCACCAGCCTCGACCTGGTCGAGCTCAACCCGTTTCTCGACGAGCGCGGACGCACCGCGACCTTGATGGTGGACCTGACGGCAAGCCTGATGGGCCGGCGCGTCATGGATCGCCCAACGCGAAGTTTTTGAACCATGACCGCGCCCCGGCTGAACATCGTTCCCTTCGTCAGCGTCGACCATATGATGAAACTGGTGCTGGCGATCGGCGTCGAGCGGTTCGTTACCGAACTCGCCGGCTATATCGAGGACGACTTTCGCCGCTGGGACGCCTTCGACAAGACGCCACGCACCGCTTCGCACAGCCCTGAAGGCGTCATTGAGCTCATGCCGACGAGCGACGGGCGGCTCTATGGCTTCAAATATGTCAACGGCCATCCCAAGAATACCAAGACAGGCCTGCAGACGGTGACAGCGTTTGGCGTGCTCGCCGATGTCGGCTCGGGCTATCCGATGCTGCTCACCGAGATGACCATTCTGACGGCGCTGCGCACCGCCGCGACGTCGGCGCTGGCGGCGAAAGCTCTGGCGCCGAAAGCGGCGCGCACCATGGCAATCATCGGCAATGGCGCGCAATCGGAATTCCAGGCGATCGGCTTCAAGGCCTTGGTCGGAATCGATCGGTTGCGGCTGTACGATATCGATGCTTCGGCCTCTCAGCGCTGCGCCAAGAATCTCGCCGGCAAGGGCTTCGACATCACCCTCTGCCGCTCGGGCCAGGAGGCAGTGGAAGGGGCTCAGATCATCACCACGGTCACCGCTGACAAGAATTATGCGACGATTCTGACCGACAACATGGTTGGCCCTGGCGTGCACATCAACGCGGTCGGCGGCGATTGCCCGGGCAAGACCGAACTGCACAAGGACATCCTGCTGCGCTCGAGCATTTTCGTCGAATTCGCGCCGCAGACCCGCGGCGAGGGCGAGATCCAGCAATTGCCGCCTGATCATCCCGTCACTGAACTGTGGCAGGTGATGTCAGGCACGGCGGCGGGGCGCGTCAGCGCGCAGCAGGTGACGCTGTTCGATTCCGTCGGCTTCGCCGTCGAGGATTTCTCGGCGCTGCGCTATGTGCGCGACCAACTGCCGACGACCGGCCTCTATGAAGAACTCGACCTGCTCGCCGATCCCGACGAGCCGCGCGATCTGTTCGGCATGCTGTTGCGGGCGGCAAAGACATAAGAGGCGCTGGTAGTCTGAAAATTCAAGACTCTGATATATAACGTTTTTCTACAGTATAATGAGAGTCGTTGCCGCCGGCAGGAACCGTGCGCCGCAGCCGGCGTTAGCCTCAAAGCCGGAATTGGCCTGTCCTTCCGGAGACGGTGGATCACCCATGCGAGACGCGGCCCTTTACGAATGGACAGAGACCGATTATATTTATGCTCGAATAGAGCATAAGGGCGACCGGCGAGAGCCGGGTTTTTTGCCCAAGGATATGCTCAGAACGAGTAGAAGAGGACGCCATGTACAACGCCAGCGACAGCCCCACTCTGACTCGCCCCGCGCCGGCACTCACGGGCGCGGCCGCGCGTTTTGGCATTCTGCCGATGCCCAATCTCGCCTGGACTCCGGAAGTCGAGCGAGAGACGGCGCATCTCTACGAGAAGGTGAAGCGCGTTATTCCCTCGGTCGAGTGGCCGTTCCATGCGCCCTATGTAAAGGCGATCAACGACCTCAAGAAAGAGCGCAACGCCGTCATCCTGGCGCATAACTACCAGACGCCGGAGATCTACAATTGCGTCGCCGATGTGGTCGGTGACTCGTTGCAGCTCGCCCGCCTCGCCACCAAGACCGATGCCGAGATCATCGTGCAAGGCGGCGTGCATTTCATGGCCGAGACGTCGAAACTGCTTAATCCGTCGAAGACCATCCTGATTCCGGATTCGAAGGCTGGCTGCTCGCTGGCTGAATCGATCACCGGCGCCGATGTGCGCCTGCTACGTCAGCGCTATCCCGGCGTGCCTGTCGTCGCCTACGTCAACACCTCTGCCGATGTGAAGGCGGAGGTCGACATCTGCTGCACCTCGTCGAACGCGCTGAAAGTGGTCGAGAGCCTCGGCTCGGATCGCGTGCTGTTCCTGCCCGATCGCTATCTGGCGCAGAACGTCCAGGCACAGACCAAGGTGCAGATCATCGCCTGGCACGGCGCCTGCGAAGTACACGAGCGCTTCACCGCCGAGGAACTGCTGCGCTATCGCGAGGACGATCCGTCGATCCAGATCATCGCCCATCCGGAATGCCCGCCGGAAGTGGTGGCCGTGTCGGACTTCGCCGGCTCGACCGCGGCGATGATCGACTTCGTTAAGACGCAGAAGCCGAAGCGCGTGTTGCTCGTCACCGAATGTTCGATGGCCTCCAATGTGGAAGCGGAGACGACCGGCACGGAATTCGTCAAGCCGTGCAACCTCTG from the Beijerinckia sp. 28-YEA-48 genome contains:
- a CDS encoding 4-hydroxyphenylacetate 3-hydroxylase N-terminal domain-containing protein, translated to MGTKPEDILAGKNRPFTGAEFLESLRDGREVWIYGERVKDVTKHPAFRNAAVSIAKLYDALHDERSKGVLTTETDTGSGGYTHRFFRYARSRDDLVAQRDAIAAWSRLTYGWMGRSPDYKASFTNTLGANADFYGKFAGNARSWYGRAQEAMPFINHTLVNPPIDRNKAADDVKDVYVRIEKETDAGIYVSGAKVVATSSALTHYNFLAQNMAAEITDDSLAVMFIAQMDTPGIKLICRPSYELTAAATGSPFDYPLTSRFDENDAIFIFDHAFIPWENVFVHRDINMLRKFYPQSGFLNGFTFQSCTRLSVKLDFIIGLLQKALRACGTDEFRGVQVQLGEIIGWRNLFWSLTDAMASAPDKWIGDAYLPSIKAASAYRIFATEAYPAIRSIIQQIVASGLIYLPSSSRDFKNPEVDAYLSRYARGSNGIDYKERIKIMKALWDAVGSEFGSRHELYERNYAGNHESIRMQALMQAKGSGALAEMEALASACMADYDADGWVTSGYHSNQDINILDRLNG
- a CDS encoding GMC family oxidoreductase N-terminal domain-containing protein, whose amino-acid sequence is MQRSFDYIVIGSGSAGAVIASRLSEDPSVSVLLLEAGGRDRHPFQVMPLAFIKVAKSRFGTWRFETEPEPGLDNRKLEIKRGRTLGGSSSINAMIAIRGNRTDYDLWRQQGLEGWSYDDVLPYFRKLENSWRGDSDFHGAQGPIQVSPTIYPEMLFEAHKAAAIAAGYGFNDDPNATAQEGLARMEQTTGGGARSSSARAYLHPALSRRNLTIETGALTTRVLIEKGRAVGVEYVQGGGLIQARAEREVIVSGGSYNSPQILMLSGIGPAAHLQSVGIKPVHDLPGVGQNLGEHPNILNIYKARGKVGFTRFLRLDRAAAQVARWYVDHGGPFATNGAAANLFLRTRDGLDRPDVQCIAMTLSNSADLWFPGATAPPNYCFSIRVGALHPLSRGWVKLRSANPADHPRIMFNMFSEKADLDTMVRGVRACRHLYAQKPLADMIEGELAPGDAKQSDAEIAAFIRANAGHRSHPVGTCKMGIDDRAVVDAQLRVRGIEGLRVADASIMPELPSGNTNLPTIMIGEKAADMIKATAAG
- the rocF gene encoding arginase, producing MRCKILGVPVQAGAGRMGCDMGPSALRTAGLIPTLIDLGHEVEDLGTVQPGPVRPIVHGNSTIKALPEIVAWTEAIAEATYRASAEAMPIVLGGDHSLSAGTLPAAARRAAEQKRPLFVLWLDAHPDFHTLDSTQSGNLHGVPLAYASGQPGFAGYYPDLPAVIDPKNICTLGLRSVDPAERKAIAVAGITVYDMRAIDEHGIGSLLRTFLARVTAAQGRLHVSLDVDFLDPPIAPAVGTTVPGGATFREAHLVMEMLCDSGLVTSLDLVELNPFLDERGRTATLMVDLTASLMGRRVMDRPTRSF
- a CDS encoding ornithine cyclodeaminase, with the protein product MTAPRLNIVPFVSVDHMMKLVLAIGVERFVTELAGYIEDDFRRWDAFDKTPRTASHSPEGVIELMPTSDGRLYGFKYVNGHPKNTKTGLQTVTAFGVLADVGSGYPMLLTEMTILTALRTAATSALAAKALAPKAARTMAIIGNGAQSEFQAIGFKALVGIDRLRLYDIDASASQRCAKNLAGKGFDITLCRSGQEAVEGAQIITTVTADKNYATILTDNMVGPGVHINAVGGDCPGKTELHKDILLRSSIFVEFAPQTRGEGEIQQLPPDHPVTELWQVMSGTAAGRVSAQQVTLFDSVGFAVEDFSALRYVRDQLPTTGLYEELDLLADPDEPRDLFGMLLRAAKT
- the nadA gene encoding quinolinate synthase NadA, whose translation is MYNASDSPTLTRPAPALTGAAARFGILPMPNLAWTPEVERETAHLYEKVKRVIPSVEWPFHAPYVKAINDLKKERNAVILAHNYQTPEIYNCVADVVGDSLQLARLATKTDAEIIVQGGVHFMAETSKLLNPSKTILIPDSKAGCSLAESITGADVRLLRQRYPGVPVVAYVNTSADVKAEVDICCTSSNALKVVESLGSDRVLFLPDRYLAQNVQAQTKVQIIAWHGACEVHERFTAEELLRYREDDPSIQIIAHPECPPEVVAVSDFAGSTAAMIDFVKTQKPKRVLLVTECSMASNVEAETTGTEFVKPCNLCPHMKRITLPKILESLVYMREEVIIDPEIAERARRPVERMIALG